A section of the Triticum dicoccoides isolate Atlit2015 ecotype Zavitan chromosome 7A, WEW_v2.0, whole genome shotgun sequence genome encodes:
- the LOC119331042 gene encoding acyl transferase 7-like: MRSTGPAATATVTRVAQRVVAPSVPTPGGELPLSWLDRYPTQRALIESLHVFKGRAGDDAAESPVRAIERALAAALVSYYPIAGRLALSDGGELVVDCTGEGVWFVEATASCTLEEVDYLEYPLMVPKDELLPHPTYPASDPLAEDSVILLVQVTQFACGGFVVGFRFSHAVADGPGAAQFMSAMGEIARGRAAPSLAPAWGREAIPSPPAAPVGPLPVPTELRLQYLAMDISTDYIDHFKARFLEETGHRCSAFEVLIAKAWQARTRATGFARGSPVHVCFAMNARPALRPRALPDGFYGNCYYIMRVSAAAEAVSEAPLNEVVRLIREGKKRLPSEFARWSRGEAGGDGDPYRITSDYRTLLVSDWSRLGFAEVDYGWGAPVHVVPLTNLDYIATCILVRPSAHKPGARLITQCVAADGVDAFHRDMMRLD, translated from the exons ATGCGGAGCACCGGCCCGGCCGCTACCGCGACGGTGACGCGGGTGGCGCAGAGGGTGGTGGCCCCGTCGGTGCCCACGCCCGGCGGCGAGCTCCCGCTCTCCTGGCTCGACCGCTACCCCACGCAGCGCGCGCTCATCGAGTCCCTCCACGTCTTCAAGGGCCGCGCCGGCGACGATGCCGCCGAGTCCCCGGTCAGGGCCATCGAGCGCGCGCTGGCCGCCGCGCTCGTGAGCTACTACCCCATCGCCGGCCGGCTCGCGCTGTCCGACGGCGGCGAGCTGGTCGTGGACTGTACCGGCGAGGGCGTGTGGTTCGTGGAGGCCACCGCGAGCTGCACCCTCGAGGAGGTGGACTACCTCGAGTACCCGCTCATGGTGCCCAAGGACGAGCTGCTGCCGCACCCCACCTACCCCGCCTCCGACCCGCTCGCCGAGGACTCCGTAATCCTTCTAGTCCAG GTCACGCAGTTCGCCTGCGGCGGCTTCGTGGTCGGGTTCCGGTTCAGCCACGCCGTGGCGGACGGGCCCGGCGCGGCGCAGTTCATGTCGGCGATGGGCGAGATCGCGCGCGGGCGCGCGGCGCCGTCGCTGGCGCCGGCGTGGGGCCGCGAGGCGATCCCGAGCCCGCCGGCCGCGCCCGTGGGCCCGCTCCCGGTGCCGACGGAGCTCCGGCTGCAGTACCTGGCCATGGACATCTCCACCGACTACATCGACCACTTCAAGGCCCGGTTCCTGGAGGAGACGGGGCACCGGTGCAGCGCGTTCGAGGTGCTGATCGCCAAGGCGTGGCAGGCCCGCACCCGCGCCACCGGGTTCGCGAGGGGCTCCCCGGTGCACGTGTGCTTCGCCATGAACGCGCGGCCCGCGCTCCGGCCCCGCGCGCTGCCGGACGGGTTCTACGGCAACTGCTACTACATCATGCgcgtgtcggcggcggcggaggccgtgTCGGAGGCGCCGCTGAACGAGGTGGTCCGGCTGATCCGCGAGGGCAAGAAGCGGCTCCCGTCCGAGTTCGCGCGGTGGAgccgcggcgaggcgggcggcgacggcgacccgTACCGCATCACGTCGGACTACCGGACGCTGCTGGTGTCGGACTGGTCGCGGCTGGGGTTCGCGGAGGTGGACTACGGGTGGGGCGCCCCCGTGCACGTGGTGCCGCTCACCAACCTGGACTACATCGCGACGTGCATCCTGGTGCGCCCCTCCGCGCACAAGCCCGGCGCGCGCCTCATCACCCAGTGCGTCGCCGCCGACGGCGTCGACGCCTTCCACCGCGACATGATGCGCCTCGACTGA